The Oncorhynchus masou masou isolate Uvic2021 chromosome 6, UVic_Omas_1.1, whole genome shotgun sequence genome has a window encoding:
- the LOC135541139 gene encoding transcription factor HES-5-like, translating into MKPVEIRFSLHRPLQHRDPAMVPTITSTMIYPKEHLTLTNKLRKPVVEKLRRDRINNSIEQLKSLLVPEILNQQSDSKLDKADILEMTVCFLRRQQQNQPVSSSSCSAPVNQGYFRCVQEIVHFLSKDEQKSQSQRRLLRHFQSLQPSTDKNRREIDGPQLSSPAQYSISKEKSPVNIAPWRPW; encoded by the exons ATGAAGCCAGTAGAGATCAGATTCTCTCTACACAGACCTCTACAGCACAGAGATCCAGCCATGGTACCTACAATCACTTCAACTATGATCTACCCTAAGGAGCACCTGACTCTGACAAACAAG CTAAGAAAGCCAGTGGTGGAGAAGTTACGCAGAGATCGTATCAACAACAGCATTGAGCAGCTCAAGTCTCTCCTGGTTCCGGAGATCCTCAACCAGCAGTCCGACTCCAAGCTGGACAAAGCCGACATCCTGGAGATGACAGTTTGCTTCCTGAGACGACAGCAACAGAACCAGCCAGTGAGCTCCTCCTCCTGCTCAGCACCTGTCAATCAGGGTTACTTCAGGTGTGTCCAAGAGATTGTTCACTTCCTTTCTAAAGATGAGCAGAAGTCACAGTCCCAGAGAAGACTGCTGCGACACTTCCAGAGCCTGCAGCCATCCACTGATAAGAACAGGAGGGAGATTGACGGTCCTCAGCTGAGCTCCCCAGCCCAGTACAGCATCAGCAAAGAGAAGAGTCCAGTCAATATCGCCCCCTGGAGGCCCTGGTAG